A genomic segment from Panulirus ornatus isolate Po-2019 chromosome 20, ASM3632096v1, whole genome shotgun sequence encodes:
- the LOC139755852 gene encoding LOW QUALITY PROTEIN: venom carboxylesterase-6-like (The sequence of the model RefSeq protein was modified relative to this genomic sequence to represent the inferred CDS: deleted 1 base in 1 codon), which yields MDAQFLALIQTGKTRSGSYHNTLGCNSKFGGKTTKKSNGLRPKMARPPARPQEEAGGCIVPWKWSLMLLVYRKLPHLLTVPRKWSLSGPVSRTRPGISMVPRKWSLMVLPLMAVVVLGVGPCGSAGQDTSIKLRQGSVQGVLRQSSSRQIYAYLGIPYAKPPLKDLRFQPPQRHDGWTSTLYASEFGAACPQPFLTGVQISEDCLTLNVWIPELPRGFRQYPVVVLVEGEMFITSAPSRFPGQDLAASDLIVVSINYRTNAFGFLTWQDRVLPGNLGLRDQSLALEWVAENIEKFGGDLGRVTLLGHSAGAASAAYHLVHPRSQGPFKQMILLSGSNLSPWALSRRPRDAARRLSERVGCGYVSGSTYLLECLKTKDVNQIVKAVERLIEEGNPYYLFAPVVDTYLPQKGRMVPLEPLRAVKENANRRIPVLLGLSENDGSVMLYIKREISHMTYDDLNRYGHEILVPLLTSLANLGNGAAAINKMVEYAYLDRAPVGKKDELVLEIVKMFTDGMFKAPVAKLTEEVSSRGLTTYLFVNTFFARDIYDSHTNITGALHGAELAYLFAPAAYRQIFNLPLTFPEERISQSLKRMVFSFASNRIPYLGQYSPRWGRFTPESPTYASLESGQVHQAYQHHQIAFWNDLLPQLGYLATLNPDGKPTTGTEEPTTDSQIITPGTENASYQSAVWVLAAVILLLITVIIVYIVCSRRRQMIDSSTLRDQ from the exons ATGGACGCGCAATTTCTAGCCTTGATTCAGACAGGGAAGACCCGGTCAGGAAGCTATCACAACACACTCGGTTGTAATTCCAAGTTCGGTGGAAAAACGACGAAAAAAAGCAATGGCCTGAGACCTAAAATGGCGCGACCACCAGCCAGACcacaggaggaggctgggggctGTATTGTCCCTTGGAAATGGTCTCTGATGCTTTTGGTCTACAGGAaattgcctcatttgctcacagtTCCCAGAAAATGGTCACTCTCAGGACCAGTGTCAAGGACCAGACCCGGCATCTCTATGGTCCCAAGAAAATGGTCTCTCATGGTCCTGCCCctgatggcggtggtggtctTGGGCGTAGGACCATGTGGATCTGCAGGTCAGGACACGAGCATCAAACTTCGCCAGGGATCCGTGCAAGGG GTCCTGCGGCAGTCCAGCAGCCGCCAGATTTACGCTTATCTGGGAATTCCATACGCCAAGCCCCCCTTAAAGGACCTCAGGTTTCAG CCACCCCAGCGTCATGATGGCTGGACCAGTACCCTGTACGCCAGCGAGTTCGGTGCCGCTTGTCCACAGCCTTTCCTGACGGGGGTCCAGATCTCTGAAGACTGCCTCACCCTCAATGTTTGGATACCTGAG CTGCCGCGTGGGTTCCGTCAGTaccca gtggtggtgctggttgaggGGGAGATGTTCATCACGTCTGCCCCCTCCAGGTTCCCAGGGCAGGACCTGGCTGCCTCTGACCTCATCGTCGTCTCCATCAACTACCGCACCAATGCCTTCG GCTTCCTGACATGGCAGGATCGTGTGCTGCCGGGGAACCTGGGTCTCCGGGACCAGTCGCTGGCGCTCGAGTGGGTCGCTGAGAACATCGAGAAGTTCGGCGGTGACCTGGGCCGGGTCACGCTCCTGGGTCACTCTGCAGGAGCAGCCTCTGCCGCTTACCACCTCGTCCACCCCCGTAGCCAAG GACCGTTCAAGCAGATGATCCTTCTCTCTGGGTCGAACCTGTCCCCATGGGCTCTCAGCAGACGCCCCCGGGACGCCGCCAGGAGGCTGTCGGAGCGTGTAGGATGCGGGTACGTCTCTGGCTCCACCTACCTCCTGGAGTGCCTCAAGACGAAGGATGTTAACCAGATTGTCAAGGCAGTAGAGCGACTGATTGAG GAGGGGAACCCTTACTACCTCTTCGCACCCGTTGTGGACACGTACCTTCCTCAGAAGGGGCGGATGGTGCCCTTGGAACCGCTCAGAGCAGTCAAGGAGAACGCTAACAGGAGGATACCCGTCCTGCTTGGCCTTTCTGAGAACGATGGATCCGTCATGCTAT ACATAAAGAGAGAGATCAGTCACATGACCTACGATGACCTGAACCGATACGGCCACGAGATCCTGGTGCCCCTTCTGACCTCGTTAGCCAACCTTGGCAACGGTGCCGCAGCCATCAACAAGATGGTCGAGTACGCCTACCTCGACAGGGCTCCTGTGGGCAAGAAGGACGAGCTGGTGCTTGAGATTGTCAAG ATGTTCACTGACGGGATGTTCAAGGCGCCGGTGGCCAAGCTAACGGAGGAGGTGTCGAGTAGAGGACTCACAACCTACCTCTTCGTCAACACCTTCTTCGCCAGGGACATCTACGactcacacaccaacatcacag GAGCATTACACGGGGCCGAGCTCGCCTACCTCTTCGCCCCGGCCGCCTACAGACAGATCTTCAACCTTCCTCTGACCTTCCCAGAGGAGAGGATCAGCCAGAGTCTCAAGAGAATGGTCTTCAGCTTCGCCAGCAACAG GATCCCGTACCTGGGGCAGTACAGTCCACGCTGGGGTCGCTTCACCCCAGAGAGTCCAACGTACGCCTCACTGGAGTCAGGGCAGGTGCACCAGGCCTACCAGCACCACCAGATAGCCTTCTGGAACGATCTGCTTCCCCAGCTGGGCTACCTCGCCACCCTGAACCCTGACGGCAAGCCCACCACAGGCACAGAGGAACCGACCACCGACTCCCAGA tcaTCACCCCTGGGACGGAGAACGCGTCGTACCAGTCAGCGGTGTGGGTGCTGGCGGCGGTCATCCTCCTGTTGATCACTGTTATCATAGTCTACATTGTGTGCTCGAGACGTCGACAGATGATCGACTCCAGCACACTGCGCGACCAATGA